One region of Blastocatellia bacterium genomic DNA includes:
- a CDS encoding ATP-binding protein produces MSDPNGFSDLILVLGDEAKSASALERLLKVAGYNAIAINSFDLARAHLAARAASLIVVDLSASRLTGPLIETGDDDSGTSLGRLKWAAEAMSFCNDVRAVKATAELPILILSKSQRAQDKVACLNNGASAYIVKPYQRGELLSSVRLHLRAWRNERERTERFEQLNVLHAVSSVLSSSLEPDVLVQATLSVLVKNLSVDAGVGYLRSAGNQAVAVVASEGFSATEECVSSLLDLYSRTAPLMDDKHLLLEPLPPSARRGLAGEILNDVRSMVCAPVGLKGKTIGAICLFTRNQNSLPRQQAELLATICNQLSVALENARLYVETKKSAAQLSFVYNLGNNLMTSLEMDELLGYAVFTVGKSLECDVCAVVVRANSEDEEPVSAIYSRLHGEDHGSDDWYNAERVRAYLDRADFAIQSAIETRVAERFLTNPRISIETVVPLMFDDRLMGLLICASRKPRSINSDDQKLLGAVAQQLSLAIRNTELYQRTKDTSINLAVEVSRRTREIEEQKRFTEKIIDSLPVSLYVVDRDMRIVAWNRNREVGGQGMSRDAVLGRNVFHVLARQPRRILEDEFTEVFRSGDMVRVEQESWIDNQKKTWKISKIPMRVDNCEVTHVITVGEDVTDQKKMNEAVIHAEKLASIGRLAAGVVHELNNPLATIAACAEALNVRVEEIESQGLSQDFGEYLQIIRDEAFRCKTITNSLLEFSHQRQAEKHSSDINQIIERTLHLVKHHPKIGNMHVVKELDARLPLVYVNEGQMKQVFIALISNAYDAMEHGGRITIRTRWQDCENERAVAVEFEDSGCGIPASHLQKIFDPFFTTKPLGRGTGLGLSVCYGIVSEHGGKMEVDSTEGVGSTFRVLLPVSPEVQSEQAPKVVTDPILEMESTL; encoded by the coding sequence GACCTCTCCGCCTCACGCCTGACCGGGCCGCTTATTGAAACCGGGGACGACGATTCGGGCACGAGCCTGGGCCGCTTAAAGTGGGCCGCCGAGGCCATGAGTTTTTGCAACGATGTCCGCGCGGTGAAAGCGACCGCAGAACTCCCCATCCTCATACTCTCTAAAAGCCAGCGCGCCCAGGACAAGGTCGCGTGCCTCAACAACGGCGCGAGCGCCTACATAGTTAAGCCCTACCAGAGGGGCGAGCTCCTCTCTTCGGTAAGGCTGCACCTGCGCGCGTGGCGGAACGAGCGCGAGCGCACGGAGCGGTTCGAGCAACTCAACGTCTTGCACGCCGTCTCGTCGGTCCTCAGCAGCTCGCTTGAGCCCGACGTCTTAGTCCAGGCGACGCTCTCGGTGCTAGTCAAAAACCTCAGCGTAGACGCGGGCGTCGGCTATCTGCGCTCGGCCGGTAACCAGGCCGTGGCCGTAGTCGCCTCGGAGGGGTTCAGCGCGACCGAGGAGTGCGTGAGCAGCCTGCTCGATCTCTATTCGCGCACCGCGCCGCTGATGGACGACAAACACCTGCTGCTTGAGCCGCTGCCGCCGTCCGCGCGCAGAGGGCTGGCGGGAGAGATCCTGAATGACGTCCGCAGCATGGTCTGCGCGCCCGTCGGGCTGAAGGGCAAGACGATTGGCGCGATCTGCCTGTTCACTCGCAATCAAAACTCGCTGCCGCGCCAGCAGGCCGAACTGCTGGCAACGATCTGCAACCAGTTGAGCGTCGCGCTCGAAAACGCGAGGCTCTACGTCGAGACGAAAAAGAGCGCGGCCCAGTTGTCGTTCGTCTACAACCTGGGTAACAACCTGATGACCTCGCTTGAGATGGACGAGCTCCTCGGCTACGCGGTCTTCACCGTGGGTAAGAGCCTTGAGTGCGACGTGTGCGCCGTCGTGGTGCGTGCGAACTCGGAAGACGAGGAGCCAGTCTCGGCCATCTACTCGCGGCTTCACGGCGAGGACCACGGGTCCGACGACTGGTACAACGCCGAGAGGGTGAGGGCGTACCTCGACCGGGCCGACTTCGCCATCCAGTCGGCGATCGAGACGCGCGTGGCGGAGCGATTCCTGACGAACCCGCGCATCTCGATAGAGACGGTCGTGCCGCTGATGTTCGACGACCGGCTGATGGGGCTGCTCATCTGCGCAAGCCGCAAACCTCGCTCGATCAACTCCGACGACCAGAAGCTGCTGGGCGCGGTCGCTCAACAACTGAGCCTCGCCATACGCAATACGGAGCTTTATCAGCGCACGAAAGACACTTCGATCAACCTGGCCGTCGAAGTGTCGCGCCGCACCCGCGAGATCGAGGAGCAGAAGCGGTTCACGGAAAAGATAATTGACTCGCTGCCCGTCTCGCTCTACGTCGTAGACCGCGACATGCGCATAGTCGCCTGGAACCGCAACCGCGAGGTCGGCGGGCAGGGCATGAGCCGCGACGCGGTGCTGGGCCGGAACGTCTTTCACGTGCTGGCCCGCCAGCCGCGCCGCATACTCGAAGACGAGTTCACAGAGGTCTTTCGGTCAGGCGACATGGTGCGGGTCGAGCAAGAGTCCTGGATCGATAATCAGAAGAAGACCTGGAAGATCAGCAAGATTCCGATGCGCGTCGATAACTGCGAGGTGACTCACGTCATCACGGTCGGGGAGGACGTGACGGACCAGAAGAAGATGAACGAGGCGGTCATCCACGCCGAAAAACTCGCCTCGATCGGGCGACTGGCGGCCGGGGTCGTCCACGAGTTGAATAACCCGCTCGCGACCATAGCGGCCTGCGCCGAGGCGCTGAACGTCCGCGTCGAAGAGATCGAGAGCCAGGGGTTGAGCCAGGACTTCGGCGAGTACCTTCAGATCATAAGGGACGAGGCCTTCCGCTGTAAGACGATCACAAACAGCCTGCTGGAATTCTCGCACCAGCGCCAGGCCGAAAAGCATTCGAGCGACATAAACCAGATCATAGAGCGGACCTTGCACCTGGTTAAGCACCACCCGAAGATCGGCAACATGCATGTCGTCAAGGAGCTGGACGCCAGGCTCCCGCTCGTCTACGTAAACGAGGGGCAGATGAAGCAGGTGTTCATCGCACTGATCTCAAACGCCTACGACGCCATGGAGCACGGCGGGCGCATCACGATCCGCACGCGCTGGCAGGACTGCGAGAACGAGCGGGCCGTAGCCGTCGAATTCGAGGACTCGGGCTGCGGCATCCCGGCCTCGCACCTGCAAAAGATTTTCGACCCGTTCTTTACCACCAAGCCGCTCGGCCGGGGCACGGGGCTGGGGCTTTCGGTCTGCTACGGCATAGTCTCGGAGCACGGCGGGAAGATGGAGGTCGATTCGACCGAAGGCGTCGGCTCCACGTTCAGAGTTTTGCTGCCCGTCTCGCCCGAGGTTCAATCAGAACAAGCTCCTAAAGTAGTTACAGACCCCATACTAGAAATGGAGAGTACATTGTGA
- a CDS encoding sigma-54 dependent transcriptional regulator: MSSNASIKLLIAEDEKNLGIVLQKELQRLGHQVTLVHDGEAALRAARESEFDVALLDIMMPVIGGIEVLRELRQQEQPPEVLMMTGHATVETALQAMKLGAYDYLTKPCHIRELEAIINKAYEKRQLRQENLILQSRLTYKEKAPDIVVKSQRMIEIMSVVRKVAASNAFVLVTGESGTGKEIVANTVHNFSPRRNGPFIDISCAAIQETLLESELFGYESGAFTGARQRKLGLLELAHGGTLFLDEIGEMNLTLQAKLLRVLETQTFFRVGGTKKVSVDVRFIAATNRNLDEYVAEGKFRGDLLFRINNFMIHLPPLRERPEDISSLAEHFLARTTGGRGVSIMDDAMELLNNYHWPGNVRELRNVIERAVILSGSDIITPDDLPLELRAHRPMLLESEDLGLGAGGSLDELRRKQILTVLEQTGWHQGRASEILGISPSTLYRQLKSYGLTRSRRLTT, encoded by the coding sequence GTGAGTTCAAACGCTAGCATCAAACTTTTGATCGCAGAGGACGAAAAGAACCTGGGGATCGTCCTCCAGAAGGAGCTTCAACGGCTCGGCCATCAAGTGACGCTCGTCCACGACGGCGAGGCGGCCTTGAGGGCGGCGCGCGAGTCCGAGTTCGACGTCGCGCTGCTCGACATAATGATGCCCGTCATAGGGGGCATCGAGGTGCTGCGCGAGCTGCGCCAGCAGGAGCAGCCGCCCGAAGTGCTGATGATGACCGGCCACGCGACCGTCGAAACGGCGCTGCAAGCCATGAAGCTCGGCGCTTACGACTACCTCACCAAGCCCTGCCATATCCGCGAGCTTGAGGCCATCATCAACAAGGCCTACGAGAAGCGCCAGTTGCGCCAGGAGAACCTGATCCTGCAATCGCGGCTCACCTACAAAGAGAAAGCGCCCGACATTGTCGTCAAGAGCCAGCGGATGATCGAGATCATGTCGGTGGTACGCAAGGTCGCCGCGTCCAACGCTTTCGTCCTGGTCACCGGCGAATCGGGCACCGGCAAAGAGATCGTCGCCAACACCGTGCATAACTTCTCGCCGCGCCGCAATGGCCCGTTCATCGATATTAGCTGCGCCGCGATTCAAGAGACATTGCTGGAATCCGAGCTTTTCGGCTACGAGTCGGGGGCCTTCACCGGCGCGCGGCAACGCAAGCTCGGCTTGTTAGAGCTGGCGCACGGCGGCACCCTCTTCCTTGATGAGATCGGCGAGATGAACCTCACCCTGCAAGCGAAGTTACTGCGGGTGCTTGAGACTCAGACCTTCTTCCGCGTCGGCGGCACCAAGAAGGTGAGCGTTGACGTGCGCTTCATCGCCGCGACGAATCGCAATCTCGATGAGTATGTCGCTGAAGGCAAGTTCCGCGGCGACCTGCTCTTCCGCATCAACAATTTCATGATCCACCTGCCGCCGCTGCGCGAGCGTCCGGAGGACATCTCTTCACTGGCCGAGCATTTCCTGGCGCGCACCACGGGCGGGCGCGGCGTCAGCATCATGGACGACGCGATGGAGCTGCTGAACAATTATCACTGGCCGGGCAACGTCCGCGAGCTGCGCAATGTCATCGAGCGCGCCGTGATCCTTTCGGGCAGCGACATCATCACGCCGGACGACTTGCCCTTGGAATTGCGCGCCCATCGCCCGATGTTACTAGAGAGCGAAGACCTCGGACTCGGCGCCGGCGGCAGCCTCGACGAGCTGCGCCGCAAGCAGATTCTCACGGTGCTGGAACAGACAGGCTGGCACCAGGGGCGCGCCTCCGAGATACTCGGCATCTCGCCCAGCACGCTTTACCGGCAGTTGAAGTCTTACGGGCTGACGCGCTCGCGCCGCCTCACCACTTGA
- a CDS encoding trypsin-like peptidase domain-containing protein: MDEVNRSAAFSRPTAPLNAPPVRQPRSKKLTIVGLTLGIGLLVVVVGILQARGHRGAGKPPELPPSLAAVSNNAPSPTELSRSFREVIRTVKDAVVFINVVETVSQADAPENFFGLPMPKGQQQREGAGSGFIATEDGYILTNNHVIRNASKIEVTLADGRRFKADVVGKDAATDIAVIHINTSGLPVARLGNSDEVQQGDWVLALGSPFGLQQTITAGIVSATGRELGASQYNKYIQTDAPINPGNSGGPLVNMQGEVIGVNTLIFTGGQSFFGQGGNIGIGFAIGANAVRDVFGKLVTSGKVSRGYLGVQVVPLDEARAHAAGLEPGSAVFVSGVPDPNSPAGKAGIRAGDVITAFNGQKVKAPRELTDLVAATPVGTKARVEYLRDGQAQSAAVELVERPDDLTARQSNPDNDNNDDDQPQGEQPKGRLGVFAQTVTPDIASRLNLKTQSGAIVMQVAPGSAAERAGILHGDVIHKVDRTEITSVEELSKAVSELKPGQYQIEVERKGKMVYPLVTIE, translated from the coding sequence ATGGATGAAGTGAATCGCAGCGCCGCTTTTAGCAGACCGACTGCTCCCTTGAACGCCCCGCCCGTTCGTCAGCCGAGAAGCAAGAAGCTAACTATTGTTGGGCTGACTCTGGGCATCGGATTACTCGTCGTCGTTGTGGGCATCCTGCAAGCCAGAGGGCACCGCGGCGCAGGGAAGCCGCCGGAGCTGCCGCCTTCGCTGGCCGCCGTTTCAAACAACGCGCCTTCGCCCACGGAGCTGTCGCGTTCGTTCCGCGAAGTCATCCGCACCGTCAAAGATGCCGTCGTCTTCATCAACGTGGTCGAGACCGTCAGTCAAGCGGATGCCCCGGAGAATTTCTTCGGGCTGCCGATGCCTAAGGGTCAACAGCAGCGCGAAGGCGCTGGCTCAGGCTTCATCGCCACCGAGGACGGTTACATCCTGACGAATAATCATGTCATTCGCAACGCTTCAAAGATCGAAGTGACGCTGGCCGATGGGCGGCGGTTCAAAGCCGATGTCGTCGGCAAAGACGCGGCGACAGACATTGCCGTCATCCACATCAACACCAGCGGCTTGCCGGTCGCGCGTCTGGGCAACAGCGACGAGGTTCAGCAAGGCGACTGGGTGTTGGCCCTCGGCAGCCCCTTCGGCTTGCAACAGACGATCACCGCCGGCATTGTCAGCGCCACCGGGCGCGAGCTCGGCGCTTCGCAATATAACAAGTACATTCAAACCGACGCGCCGATCAATCCCGGTAATTCGGGCGGCCCGCTGGTCAACATGCAGGGCGAAGTCATCGGCGTCAACACGTTGATCTTTACCGGTGGACAGTCATTCTTCGGCCAGGGCGGCAACATCGGCATCGGCTTCGCTATCGGCGCAAACGCCGTTCGCGATGTCTTCGGCAAGCTGGTCACTTCGGGCAAGGTGAGCCGGGGTTATCTCGGCGTGCAAGTCGTGCCGCTTGACGAAGCGCGCGCCCATGCCGCGGGGCTTGAGCCGGGCAGCGCCGTTTTCGTCAGCGGCGTGCCTGACCCGAACAGTCCCGCGGGCAAGGCCGGCATTCGCGCCGGTGACGTCATCACTGCCTTTAATGGCCAGAAGGTGAAAGCGCCGCGCGAGTTGACCGACCTGGTGGCGGCGACGCCCGTCGGCACGAAGGCGCGCGTCGAGTATCTACGCGATGGTCAAGCGCAGAGCGCGGCCGTCGAGCTGGTCGAGCGGCCTGATGATCTGACGGCTCGGCAGTCGAACCCCGATAACGACAATAATGACGACGATCAACCGCAAGGCGAGCAGCCGAAGGGCCGCCTCGGCGTATTCGCGCAAACCGTGACGCCGGATATCGCTAGCCGTTTAAATCTCAAAACGCAGTCGGGCGCGATTGTGATGCAGGTCGCGCCGGGCAGCGCCGCCGAACGCGCAGGCATCCTTCACGGCGATGTCATTCACAAGGTGGATCGCACGGAGATCACCAGCGTTGAAGAGCTTTCCAAGGCGGTGTCGGAACTCAAGCCAGGGCAGTATCAGATCGAGGTTGAGCGCAAAGGCAAGATGGTCTACCCCTTGGTCACTATCGAATGA